The Aminipila terrae nucleotide sequence GCTTTGTCTTTATCCACAAGCGCTTCTTCCGTGTCAGGTCCCACTATGAGAATAAACACTAAAATAACCAGCAGAGACAAAGCTACCAGCAAAAGATTTAAATGCTTCACTTAATCAACCCTTTGTATATATATTTTCTATATCATACAAGCCTGTCATAGTATGATTTTATGTTGATTTATATCAGCACTGCTGGCTTAATTTAAATCAACATTACATTATACGCGATTCAAAAATAATTAATGCCAAAAATAAAACAAGTATCACCGAAGTTCCATAGTCCCTGCCTGTCAGTTTCATTTCATGCAGCCTTGTTCTATGTTCTCCTCCTCTATAGCATCTGGCTTCCATAGCCATGGCAAGGTCTTGTGCTATACGAAAAGCACTTATAAATAATGGCACTAACAATGGGATCAGACTCTTTGCTCTGTTAATCAGATTTCCACTTTCAAAGTCTGCTCCTCTGGCCATTTGTGCCTTCATAATTTTATCCGTTTCTTCAAGTAATGTGGGAATAAACCTAAGGGCAATAGTCATCATCATAGCCAGTTCATGTGCTGGTACACCTATTTTTTTCAGAGGATTTAATATATACTCAATTCCGTCTGTTAAGCTTATGGGCTTTGTGGTCAGGGTGAGTACTGATGATCCGAATATTAATAAAACCAGTCTGATTCCCATAAAACAGGCGTTATAAAGGCCTTCCTCTGTTATGGTTAAGAATCCTATTTTAAACAAAGTGTGACCACCTGTCATAAACATATTGATAAAAAATGTAAAAGTTATAATGAGAAAAACCGGTTTTAATCCCTTTGCAATAAAGCTAAAGGGAACCTTTGAAATACCTATTACCATAGCCAGCGCTAATGCAGAAATGGCAAAACCAATAAAATCACTTACAACAAACAGCGCAACTATATATATAAACGTCCCAACAATTTTTACCCTGGGGTCCAACCTGTGAATAAGGGAGTGACCTGGATAATATTGTCCTAATGTAATGTCTCTAATCATAATCTCTTCATTAATTCCTCCACAGCCTCATCCATATTTAAAACATCTGGCTTAATTTGAAACCCCTTATCTCTGAGCTGATAAAGAATCTCCGCAACCGGTGGTACACTAAGGCCTATGGTTGTTAACTCATCTCTTCTTGCAAATACCTGCCTTGGAGTTCCTGACATAGTCAGCTTTCCCTTATCCATGACCAGAACTTTATCCGCAAGGTTTGCAATATCCCGCATATTATGAGACACTAAAATCAAGATGTTACCTTGGTCCTTATGAATCATTTTAATCTCCTGGAGTAGTTCTTTATGAGCCTTAGGGTCCAGACCTGCAGTGGGTTCATCTAAAATAAGTACTTCCGGTTTCATAGCAATAACACCTGCTATGGCAACCCTGCGTTTCTGCCCCCAGATAATTCAAAGGGCGACCTTTCAGCTATTTCTTCATAGTCAAGCCCTACGAGACTAATGGCCTCTCTTACCCGGTTCTGCACTTCCTCCTGACTAAGACCTAAATTTAAAGGCCCAAAAGCCACATCCTGCTTTACGGTTTCTTCAAACAACTGATATTCAGGATATTGAAAAACTAAACCAATCTTTTTTCTAACATCTTTCATGGAAATACCCTGGCCGGTAATATTTATTCCGTTTACAATGATATCTCCAGATTTGGGTTTTAATAACCCATTGAATTGCTGCAGTAAAGTAGATTTTCCTGAACCGGTGTGTCCAATTACTCCAACAAATTCTCCATCATTTATTTCAAAACTCACGTCATCCAAAGCTATGGATTCAAATGGCATGCCTTCATTATATACATATCTTAGATTCTTTACTTGTATTGACATAAATACTCTACCATTTCCTCTGTACGAATAATATCTTTAGGAATAGTTATTCCCTTTTTTCTTAATCGGTCTGCTAAATCAACAGCAACAGGGACATCTAATCCCAATTCCCTGATCTTTTCTACTTCAGAGAATATTTTTACGGGAGTCCCATCCAGAATCACTTCCCCCTTATCCATGATTATGACACGATTGGCATCTGCTGCTTCTTCCATAAAATGCGTTATAAGAATAACCGTAATGCCATCCTCATGCAGTCTTCTTATAATTTCCATTACCTCGGATCTTCCCTGAGGGTCCAGCATAGCCGTAGGCTCATCAAAAACAATACAATCAGGCATCATTGCTATGACCCCAGCAATTGCAATTCTTTGTTTCTGGCCTCCTGAGAGCAGATGAGGTGCTTTTTTTCTATGCTCATACATATTAACCGCTCTAAGGGCTGAATCCACCCGTTCACGGATTATCTCCGGGGGAGCCCCAGGTTTTCTGGCCCAAAGGCTACATCATCTTCAACAATGGAAGATACCAGCTGGTTATCAGGATTCTGAAAAACCATACCTGCAGCCTGTCTTATATCCCATATATGCTGGTCATCTTTTGTATCAAATCCCTTAACATATACGGCTCCACCTGTGGGCAGCAATAAGGCGTTAATATTTTTGGCTAAAGTTGATTTCCCAGAACCGTTTTTACCTATTATCGCAACAAAACTTCCTTTATCAACATCCAGACTAATATCTTTTACAGCCTCGACTAAAATCTGATCAACCTCTCTGGTATAACAAAATTTTAAATTTTCGATTTTTATGATTTGTTCCATTTATCTATTCCAATCAAGCTTTGCTTGTTATATTCAAAATCATTTTCTTTAAAATGAGATTATATACTGTTTATCGTTTATTACCATTATACAATAATCATTTTCTATTTAAAAGTATCGATCTATATTATCTTTTAATTCTGC carries:
- a CDS encoding energy-coupling factor transporter transmembrane component T family protein, with the translated sequence MIRDITLGQYYPGHSLIHRLDPRVKIVGTFIYIVALFVVSDFIGFAISALALAMVIGISKVPFSFIAKGLKPVFLIITFTFFINMFMTGGHTLFKIGFLTITEEGLYNACFMGIRLVLLIFGSSVLTLTTKPISLTDGIEYILNPLKKIGVPAHELAMMMTIALRFIPTLLEETDKIMKAQMARGADFESGNLINRAKSLIPLLVPLFISAFRIAQDLAMAMEARCYRGGEHRTRLHEMKLTGRDYGTSVILVLFLALIIFESRIM